From Cytophagales bacterium, the proteins below share one genomic window:
- a CDS encoding efflux RND transporter permease subunit, which yields MNIDEIIKKKIEVETSKLQIHLVVVIALAGGVYSLFDKLHFNIINQIIFSVGFIFLITFAIIVLRNYITIINLFKKLDKGGKNNV from the coding sequence ATGAATATTGATGAAATAATTAAAAAGAAAATTGAAGTTGAAACATCAAAACTACAAATACACCTTGTAGTGGTTATAGCTTTAGCGGGTGGAGTATATAGCTTATTTGATAAACTTCATTTTAACATTATAAATCAGATAATATTTAGTGTAGGATTCATTTTTTTAATAACTTTTGCAATTATTGTTTTAAGAAATTATATTACTATTATAAATTTATTTAAAAAATTAGATAAAGGAGGTAAAAATAATGTTTGA